Proteins from one Deltaproteobacteria bacterium genomic window:
- a CDS encoding peroxiredoxin produces the protein MAIQLGDTAPDFTAETTEGKIRFHEWIGDKWCVLMSHPKDFTPVCTTELGFVAKTKAEFEKRNCKVIAVSVDDVPSHKSWIGDIEETQKAKMNFPIIGDPERKVASLYGMIHPNASDTLTVRSVFFIDPNRKVRAMITYPASTGRDFNEILRVLDSLQLTDQYKVATPANWKQGDDCVIVPSLTDPDELKKKFPKGYRALKPYLRLTPQPNR, from the coding sequence ATGGCGATTCAGCTCGGCGACACGGCTCCCGACTTCACGGCCGAGACCACCGAGGGGAAGATCCGCTTCCACGAGTGGATCGGCGACAAGTGGTGCGTGCTCATGTCCCATCCGAAGGACTTCACGCCGGTGTGCACCACGGAGCTCGGCTTCGTCGCGAAGACGAAGGCGGAGTTCGAGAAGCGCAACTGCAAGGTCATCGCGGTCAGCGTCGACGACGTGCCGTCGCACAAGAGCTGGATCGGCGACATCGAGGAGACGCAGAAGGCGAAGATGAACTTCCCGATCATCGGGGACCCGGAGCGGAAGGTCGCCTCGCTCTACGGCATGATCCACCCGAACGCGAGCGACACCTTGACCGTCCGCTCGGTCTTCTTCATCGACCCCAACCGGAAGGTGCGGGCCATGATCACCTACCCGGCCAGCACGGGCCGCGACTTCAACGAGATCCTGCGCGTCCTCGACTCGCTCCAGCTCACCGACCAGTACAAGGTGGCGACGCCGGCCAACTGGAAGCAGGGCGACGACTGCGTCATCGTCCCGTCGCTCACGGATCCCGACGAGCTCAAGAAGAAGTTCCCGAAGGGGTACCGCGCACTCAAGCCGTATCTGCGCTTGACGCCCCAGCCGAACCGGTAG
- a CDS encoding GNAT family N-acetyltransferase — protein sequence MNIRSPGRSRSHMANLDSRRSRAALLATHVRAARRADRERLVELLVAQLREHRIRTPRARLARAVDGVLGDARRGRLLVATIAGRAIGLAALSFVWPLEHGGRSAWLEELYVEPSHRGRGIGRALLRAACRVAARAGAAAVDLEVDAAHRRAARLYSREGFRPLPRARWVRRFGHARR from the coding sequence ATGAATATACGGTCCCCCGGAAGGTCTCGGTCGCACATGGCCAACCTGGACTCCCGGCGATCACGGGCAGCCTTGCTCGCCACGCACGTCCGCGCCGCCCGGCGCGCCGACCGCGAACGCCTGGTCGAGCTTCTCGTCGCGCAGCTCCGCGAGCACCGTATCCGGACGCCGAGGGCGAGGCTTGCCCGCGCGGTCGACGGCGTCCTCGGAGATGCCCGGCGCGGACGGCTCCTCGTCGCGACGATCGCCGGGCGGGCGATCGGCCTGGCCGCGCTCTCCTTCGTCTGGCCGCTGGAGCACGGCGGCCGATCGGCGTGGCTCGAGGAGCTCTACGTGGAGCCGTCACATCGCGGGCGCGGCATCGGGCGGGCGCTGCTGCGGGCGGCATGCCGGGTCGCCGCGCGCGCCGGCGCCGCGGCCGTCGATCTCGAGGTCGACGCCGCACATCGGCGCGCGGCTCGGCTCTATTCCCGCGAGGGTTTCCGGCCCCTGCCGCGCGCGCGATGGGTGCGGCGCTTCGGCCACGCGCGGCGGTGA